From a region of the Helianthus annuus cultivar XRQ/B chromosome 5, HanXRQr2.0-SUNRISE, whole genome shotgun sequence genome:
- the LOC110941250 gene encoding probable receptor-like protein kinase At1g11050, whose amino-acid sequence MKKHPLSFLIVLCIFSYLSHSTNSSLCPIDFNYVNTFPWDISDCSTTATATATENCCSSLRGLFRIGLAHHLKKTKTFYLPNPQSSASCISDFQSRLSSISVAHPLSTCHSSTNEFVASPSNCDGIVTLLDWVDRIGPNTVLQSSCDGDLAEFLRCRSCLEARMDVNSNLVSLSQNSSKCLAFTALYAAGIVNSYGPDDIQTAKCILGISLSKSRSNSRSKENTIYAVLGALIGTLVFVGASGIYRRYNNKRKETQSHRDYVRDVKARVLPNTGAKWFCIAELDVATNRFSQQNLIGQGGFGVVYKGTLSDGTLVAVKKMMSFDAQADNDFVNEAEIISKIRHRNLLPLRGFCATSDPIQGNERYLVYDYMPNGSLHDHIFDKSTSNHKRLSWPQRKSIILDVAKGLSYLHNEIKPAIFHRDIKATNILLDSNMRALVADFGLAKQSRDGQSWITTRVAGTYGYVAPEYALYGQLTSKIDVYSFGIIVLEIMSGRKVIEEVKGVNLGMVLIADWAWEMVKSDRIEEVFDDSLKGEGTLPKGMMARFVRVGLVCAHALVALRPTISEALKMLEGDIDIPPLLDRPAPFFHDPFRSSFRHSNSLWLSSEGSMANSSVNNQI is encoded by the exons ATGAAGAAACACCCCTTATCCTTTCTCATTGTTCTCTGCATATTCTCCTACTTATCACACTCAACAAATTCTTCTTTATGCCCCATAGATTTCAATTATGTGAATACCTTTCCATGGGACATCTCAGACTGCTCCACCACCGCAACCGCCACTGCTACGGAAAACTGCTGCTCATCTCTCCGTGGCCTCTTCCGCATCGGCCTCGCTCACCACCTCAAGAAAACTAAAACTTTCTATCTCCCAAACCCACAATCATCCGCTTCTTGCATCTCCGATTTCCAGTCCCGCCTCTCTTCAATCTCCGTAGCACACCCCTTATCTACTTGCCACAGCTCCACCAACGAGTTTGTTGCAAGCCCATCAAACTGTGATGGGATTGTCACGTTATTAGATTGGGTTGATAGGATTGGTCCCAACACTGTGCTACAGTCCTCTTGTGACGGAGATCTTGCTGAGTTTTTGAGGTGTAGGTCTTGTCTTGAAGCACGTATGGATGTTAATTCTAACTTGGTATCATTGAGTCAAAACTCGAGTAAATGTTTGGCTTTTACTGCTCTATATGCTGCTGGAATAGTTAACAGTTATGGGCCTGATGATATCCAGACAGCCAAGTGTATACTTGGCATCTCTTTGTCTAAATCAAGATCAAATTCGAGATCAAAGGAAAATACCATTTATGCAGTTTTGGGGGCGTTGATAGGAACTCTTGTTTTTGTTGGAGCAAGTGGGATTTATAGGAGATATAATAACAAGAGGAAAGAAACTCAATCACATAGAGATTATGTAAGAGATGTAAAAGCTCGTGTTTTGCCCAACACAG gCGCAAAATGGTTTTGTATAGCCGAGCTTGATGTAGCTACGAACAGGTTTTCACAACAAAACTTGATAGGTCAAGGTGGGTTCGGGGTTGTTTACAAAGGAACACTTTCTGATGGAACACTTGTTGCAGTCAAGAAGATGATGAGCTTCGacgcacaagcagacaatgattTTGTTAATGAGGCTGAGATCATAAGCAAGATCCGGCATCGAAATCTTCTGCCCTTAAGAGGGTTTTGTGCAACGAGTGATCCGATACAAGGAAACGAAAGGTATCTTGTTTATGATTATATGCCAAATGGTAGTTTACAtgatcatattttcgacaaaagTACATCTAACCATAAGAGACTAAGTTGGCCTCAACGAAAATCGATCATACTTGATGTGGCTAAAGGGTTATCTTATTTGCACAATGAGATCAAGCCCGCAATCTTTCATCGTGATATTAAGGCAACCAACATTCTTTTGGATTCGAATATGAGAGCTCTAGTTGCGGATTTTGGGTTAGCCAAGCAAAGTAGAGATGGGCAGTCTTGGATAACTACGAGAGTTGCGGGAACATATGGATATGTAGCACCTGAGTACGCGCTCTATGGACAACTAACATCAAAGATTGATGTTTATAGTTTTGGGATTATAGTTCTTGAGATCATGAGTGGGAGAAAGGTGATTGAAGAGGTGAAAGGAGTGAATTTGGGGATGGTTTTGATTGCAGATTGGGCATGGGAGATGGTGAAATCAGATCGAATTGAGGAGGTTTTTGATGATTCTCTAAAAGGAGAGGGAACCTTGCCTAAGGGTATGATGGCAAGATTTGTAAGAGTTGGATTAGTTTGCGCACATGCGCTGGTGGCTCTACGACCAACGATTTCGGAAGCTCTAAAGATGTTGGAAGGTGACATTGATATCCCTCCATTGCTCGACCGACCAGCGCCATTTTTTCACGACCCTTTTAGGTCGAGTTTCCGGCATAGCAACAGTTTGTGGTTGAGTAGTGAAGGATCCATGGCCAATTCAAGCGTCAACAACCAAATTTGA